A DNA window from Psychrobium sp. MM17-31 contains the following coding sequences:
- a CDS encoding EAL domain-containing protein, whose translation MVPHPNDSGQQQEKSQPKRSLRGKLTISLILTSIIILLLTFAGFVFYDKTTHRTDYINDIDAISQAVSNNAGIALAEDNHQMAITVLESLKYHPNIRYARLSDNDHNEIATYVNNWDISNLGDNKQPAVIINDAAIEIFKDIVVNDFVIGYLHVVADTDELHMRQFEFIYIGGALLLLAILISAVLSSNIVKSFTKPVYKLANFSRQISRDKDYSKRAPTSEIREIDTLVSSINGMLGAISGAQNALNESKERLSLALKGAGEGLWDLDLNTQKIFLDKHSTAVLAMGDEDVLLSPRQLIEKIHPADRARFKEYSNSFINNNQKHFNIEFRASADVDWVWLRLTGEISRWNDNQVPQRLTGTLLDITKQRETQAQVRLYASVFDNTSDAIAILDAHLNVVAVNMAFTDITQYSALEMKGKPLPVLSQLMSKEHIEEQLKTCGHWQGEVSDHRKDGFQYVLELALNTVKPSDEQDYNYVVAVFSDITQRKKTQDELFFMANYDPLTKLANRAMFQNSFANAINNAQRHEQTLAILFIDLDKFKLVNDTLGHDAGDELLIQAAKRLQSHVRQTDIVSRLSGDEFTIILDNINDVSQVQTIATKIQQDFQRDFKLQDQLTNIGTSIGIAIYPSDGTDVDTLLKNADTAMYYAKTNGRNNFHFFSSSMNELAERRNLVEVELREAIKRKEIEVLYQPKIQADTEAVYGFEALVRWHHPTMGLVSPDEFIPVAEEVGIIRELGQYIFRTATNQLIHWHSMGYTNVHMAVNVSAREFQLSDYPLELAKLINEFDIASHFIELELTESIVMDDPEKMTLMLDVIKNLGFTLSIDDFGTGYSSLSYLQKLPVDVLKVDQSFVRDIEHNPNSSAIAKAIVSMAHSLNLKVVAEGVETEAQLDFFKQNGTELIQGYYFSKPLTKDEARRFLHEHSAPQNH comes from the coding sequence TTGGTACCTCACCCTAACGACTCGGGTCAACAACAAGAGAAATCACAGCCCAAGCGTTCACTGCGTGGAAAACTTACCATTTCCCTGATTTTAACCAGTATTATCATTTTACTACTGACCTTTGCTGGTTTTGTTTTTTACGACAAAACCACCCATAGAACCGATTACATCAACGATATAGACGCCATCAGTCAGGCAGTTTCTAACAACGCCGGTATAGCGCTCGCCGAAGACAATCATCAAATGGCAATTACGGTGTTAGAGTCGTTAAAATACCATCCCAATATTCGTTATGCCCGCTTATCAGACAACGACCACAATGAAATCGCCACCTATGTTAACAATTGGGATATCAGCAACTTAGGCGATAACAAACAGCCAGCAGTGATCATTAATGATGCGGCAATAGAAATATTTAAAGACATTGTCGTCAACGACTTTGTGATTGGCTATTTACATGTTGTTGCCGATACTGACGAGCTGCATATGCGTCAGTTTGAGTTTATTTATATCGGCGGCGCTTTGCTGTTACTAGCGATTCTAATAAGTGCAGTCTTGTCATCTAACATCGTAAAATCCTTTACTAAACCCGTTTACAAACTGGCCAACTTTTCCCGTCAGATTAGTCGCGATAAAGACTACAGCAAACGCGCTCCCACCAGTGAAATTCGTGAAATTGATACCCTAGTAAGCAGTATCAACGGCATGCTTGGTGCAATTTCAGGTGCACAAAATGCACTTAATGAGAGTAAAGAGCGCTTGTCATTAGCTCTTAAAGGCGCAGGCGAAGGTTTGTGGGATCTCGATTTAAACACCCAAAAAATATTCCTCGATAAACACAGTACTGCTGTACTGGCGATGGGCGATGAAGATGTGTTGCTAAGTCCGCGTCAACTCATCGAAAAAATACATCCCGCAGACAGAGCCCGCTTTAAGGAATACAGCAACTCGTTTATTAATAATAATCAAAAACACTTTAACATTGAGTTTCGCGCCAGCGCCGACGTTGACTGGGTTTGGCTACGCCTGACAGGCGAGATTTCGCGCTGGAATGATAATCAAGTACCGCAGCGCTTAACAGGCACGCTGCTCGACATCACCAAACAGCGTGAAACCCAAGCCCAAGTTAGGCTCTACGCTTCTGTATTTGATAACACCAGCGACGCTATCGCTATTTTAGATGCACACCTAAATGTGGTGGCGGTGAATATGGCCTTTACCGATATCACCCAATATTCAGCGCTTGAGATGAAAGGCAAGCCACTGCCAGTGCTGAGCCAACTGATGAGCAAAGAGCACATCGAAGAGCAACTAAAAACCTGTGGGCACTGGCAAGGAGAAGTCTCCGATCATCGTAAAGACGGTTTTCAATACGTGCTAGAACTAGCGCTCAATACTGTTAAGCCTTCTGACGAGCAAGATTACAACTATGTCGTCGCCGTGTTTTCTGATATTACCCAGCGTAAAAAAACGCAAGACGAGCTGTTCTTTATGGCCAACTACGATCCACTGACCAAGCTCGCCAATCGCGCCATGTTCCAAAACTCATTTGCCAATGCCATTAATAACGCACAGCGCCACGAACAAACCTTGGCAATTCTATTTATCGATCTCGATAAATTTAAATTAGTTAACGATACCTTAGGCCACGATGCTGGTGATGAGCTACTGATTCAAGCAGCCAAACGCTTGCAAAGCCATGTTCGCCAAACCGACATTGTGTCTCGCTTATCTGGTGATGAATTCACCATCATTTTAGATAACATTAATGATGTTAGTCAGGTGCAAACTATCGCCACCAAAATCCAGCAAGATTTTCAGCGCGACTTCAAACTCCAAGATCAGTTGACCAATATCGGTACCAGCATCGGTATTGCCATTTATCCAAGCGACGGCACCGATGTCGACACCTTGCTTAAAAATGCCGATACGGCAATGTATTACGCTAAAACCAATGGCCGTAACAACTTCCATTTCTTTAGCAGCTCAATGAATGAACTAGCTGAGCGCCGCAACCTTGTAGAAGTGGAACTGCGCGAAGCTATCAAGCGCAAAGAAATAGAAGTACTTTATCAGCCCAAAATACAGGCTGACACCGAAGCTGTTTACGGTTTTGAAGCCTTGGTACGTTGGCACCATCCAACCATGGGGCTAGTCTCTCCGGATGAATTTATTCCGGTGGCAGAAGAAGTGGGAATCATCCGCGAATTGGGACAATACATCTTCCGCACGGCGACTAATCAACTCATTCACTGGCATTCTATGGGCTATACCAATGTTCATATGGCGGTTAACGTGTCAGCACGAGAATTCCAACTCTCTGATTATCCGTTAGAGCTTGCTAAGTTAATAAATGAATTCGATATAGCATCCCATTTCATCGAGTTAGAACTTACCGAAAGCATTGTAATGGACGATCCTGAGAAAATGACCCTAATGCTCGATGTCATAAAAAACCTCGGTTTTACACTGTCTATCGACGATTTTGGCACTGGATATTCATCGTTGAGTTACTTGCAGAAATTGCCAGTAGATGTGTTAAAAGTGGATCAGTCTTTCGTGCGGGATATCGAACACAATCCAAATAGCAGCGCCATTGCTAAAGCGATAGTATCAATGGCTCACAGCCTCAATTTAAAAGTTGTTGCAGAAGGGGTAGAAACCGAAGCGCAGCTCGACTTCTTCAAGCAAAACGGCACCGAATTAATTCAAGGCTATTACTTTAGTAAACCCTTAACTAAAGACGAAGCGCGTCGCTTCTTACACGAGCACTCCGCGCCTCAAAATCATTAA
- the purD gene encoding phosphoribosylamine--glycine ligase, with the protein MNILVIGSGGREHALAWKAAQSNKATQVFVAPGNAGSALEDKITNVDIDVCDIDKLIAFAKDNNVEMTIVGPEAPLVIGVVDAFEKAGLNCFGPREGAAQLEGSKAFTKDFLARHDIPTAWYQNFTEIDPAIAYVREKGAPIVIKADGLAAGKGVIVAMTLEEAEEAIKDMLAGNAFGEAGSRVVIEEFLDGEEASFIVMVDGNNVLPMATSQDHKRVGNGDTGPNTGGMGAYSPAPVVTPELHDRIMEQVIYPTVNGMKAEGNTYTGFLYAGLMIMSDGTPKVIEYNCRFGDPETQPIMMRLQSDLVELVQASFDKRLDQVEAKFDERAAVGVVLAAGGYPASYNKGDVITGISDATDNAKVFHAGTKMVDGNVVTAGGRVLCATALGNSVTEAQQSAYELTKAIEWKDVFYRTDIAHRAIEREA; encoded by the coding sequence ATGAATATTTTAGTTATTGGTAGTGGCGGCCGTGAGCACGCATTGGCGTGGAAAGCGGCACAATCTAATAAAGCAACACAGGTTTTTGTGGCTCCGGGTAACGCAGGTAGTGCGTTAGAAGATAAGATCACTAACGTTGATATCGATGTCTGTGATATCGACAAGCTTATTGCGTTTGCCAAAGACAACAACGTTGAAATGACCATTGTTGGTCCAGAAGCGCCGCTAGTTATTGGTGTAGTTGATGCTTTCGAAAAAGCAGGCTTAAACTGTTTCGGTCCACGTGAAGGCGCAGCACAACTTGAAGGCTCTAAAGCCTTCACTAAAGACTTCTTAGCCCGTCATGACATTCCAACGGCGTGGTATCAAAACTTTACTGAAATCGATCCAGCCATTGCTTATGTGCGTGAAAAAGGTGCGCCTATCGTGATTAAAGCCGACGGTTTAGCGGCTGGTAAAGGCGTTATCGTTGCCATGACATTAGAAGAAGCAGAAGAGGCTATCAAAGATATGCTCGCGGGCAATGCTTTTGGTGAAGCAGGCAGCCGCGTAGTTATCGAAGAATTCCTCGATGGCGAAGAAGCGTCGTTTATCGTGATGGTTGATGGCAACAATGTGCTACCTATGGCAACTAGCCAAGATCACAAGCGCGTTGGTAATGGTGATACGGGCCCTAACACTGGCGGCATGGGTGCATACTCTCCTGCGCCTGTAGTGACACCAGAACTGCACGATCGCATTATGGAGCAAGTCATCTACCCAACGGTTAATGGTATGAAAGCCGAAGGCAATACCTACACAGGTTTTCTCTACGCTGGCCTGATGATCATGAGCGATGGCACACCTAAGGTCATTGAATACAACTGCCGCTTTGGCGATCCAGAAACGCAACCTATTATGATGCGCCTCCAGTCTGATTTAGTTGAACTAGTACAAGCGTCATTCGACAAGCGCTTAGATCAAGTTGAAGCAAAATTTGACGAGCGCGCTGCGGTAGGTGTTGTCCTTGCAGCTGGTGGCTATCCAGCTAGCTACAACAAAGGCGATGTAATCACTGGCATTAGCGATGCAACCGACAACGCTAAGGTATTCCACGCTGGTACTAAGATGGTTGACGGTAATGTGGTTACTGCTGGTGGCCGCGTATTGTGTGCAACAGCATTAGGTAATAGCGTAACCGAAGCACAACAAAGTGCTTATGAGCTAACTAAAGCTATTGAATGGAAAGATGTTTTCTATCGCACCGATATCGCCCACCGCGCGATTGAGCGAGAGGCATAG
- the purH gene encoding bifunctional phosphoribosylaminoimidazolecarboxamide formyltransferase/IMP cyclohydrolase has protein sequence MSASRPIKRALLSVSDKTGIVEFAKSLSDRGVEILSTGGTAKLLEANGITTIEVSDYTGHPEIMDGRVKTLHPKVHGGILARRGTDEAVMEANNINPIDMVVVNLYPFADTVAKEGCTLEDAIENIDIGGPTMVRSTAKNHKDTTIIVNASDYDRVIAEMNENDGATTYETRFDLAIAAFEHTAAYDGMIANYFGTMVPSHREASSEDSKFARTFNTQLIKQQDLRYGENSHQQAAFYVEANPTEASVSTAKQLQGKALSFNNIADTDAALECVKEFSEPACVIVKHANPCGVAIGDDILGAYDRAFKTDPTSAFGGIIAFNRELDAKTAQAIVDRQFVEVIIAPTVSDEAVAIVAAKKNVRLLACGEFSTKDAGLDYKRVNGGMLVQDKDLGMVTESDLKVVSKRQPSEQELKDLMFCWKVAKFVKSNAIVYAKDGMTVGVGAGQMSRVYSAKIAGIKAEDEGLTVPGSVMASDAFFPFRDGIDAAAAAGITCVIQPGGSIRDEEIIEAADEHGMTMIFTGMRHFRH, from the coding sequence ATGTCAGCATCAAGACCTATCAAACGCGCATTACTGAGCGTTTCAGATAAAACTGGTATCGTCGAATTCGCTAAATCGCTTAGCGATCGTGGCGTAGAAATTCTTTCTACCGGCGGTACGGCCAAATTGCTGGAAGCAAACGGAATCACCACCATCGAAGTATCTGACTACACAGGTCATCCAGAAATCATGGACGGCCGTGTTAAAACGCTACACCCTAAAGTTCACGGCGGCATCTTGGCACGTCGCGGTACTGACGAAGCAGTTATGGAAGCCAATAACATCAACCCTATCGACATGGTTGTTGTTAACCTTTACCCATTTGCTGATACTGTTGCCAAAGAAGGCTGCACATTAGAAGACGCTATCGAAAACATCGATATCGGCGGCCCAACTATGGTTCGTTCAACGGCGAAGAACCACAAAGACACTACTATCATCGTTAACGCTAGCGATTACGATCGCGTCATTGCGGAAATGAACGAAAATGACGGTGCAACAACTTACGAGACGCGCTTTGACTTAGCTATCGCTGCATTCGAGCACACTGCGGCATACGATGGCATGATTGCGAACTACTTCGGTACTATGGTGCCATCACACCGTGAAGCAAGCAGCGAAGATTCTAAATTCGCACGCACTTTCAACACGCAATTAATCAAGCAACAAGATTTACGCTACGGTGAAAACAGCCACCAACAAGCTGCTTTCTACGTTGAAGCCAATCCGACTGAAGCATCAGTATCGACCGCTAAGCAGCTACAAGGTAAAGCGCTATCGTTTAACAACATCGCTGACACAGACGCTGCACTAGAGTGTGTTAAAGAATTTAGCGAACCAGCCTGTGTTATCGTTAAGCACGCTAACCCATGTGGCGTTGCTATTGGCGACGACATCCTAGGTGCTTACGATCGCGCGTTTAAGACTGACCCGACATCAGCATTTGGCGGTATCATCGCCTTTAACCGCGAGCTAGATGCTAAAACAGCGCAAGCAATCGTTGATCGTCAATTTGTTGAAGTGATTATCGCACCTACCGTTAGCGATGAAGCAGTGGCCATTGTCGCGGCGAAGAAAAACGTTCGCTTACTCGCCTGTGGTGAGTTCAGCACTAAAGACGCTGGCCTTGACTACAAGCGCGTTAACGGAGGCATGTTAGTACAAGACAAAGATCTTGGCATGGTGACCGAAAGCGACTTAAAAGTTGTTTCAAAACGTCAACCAAGCGAGCAAGAATTAAAAGACTTAATGTTCTGTTGGAAAGTAGCTAAGTTCGTTAAATCAAACGCTATCGTTTACGCCAAAGACGGCATGACAGTTGGTGTTGGCGCTGGCCAAATGAGCCGCGTTTACTCAGCTAAAATCGCAGGCATCAAGGCAGAAGACGAAGGCTTAACAGTACCGGGTAGCGTAATGGCATCAGATGCATTCTTCCCATTCCGCGACGGTATCGACGCAGCAGCTGCTGCTGGCATCACTTGTGTGATTCAGCCAGGTGGTTCGATTCGCGATGAAGAGATTATTGAAGCGGCTGATGAGCATGGCATGACGATGATATTTACCGGCATGCGTCATTTCCGCCACTAG